AGATGTAACAGTGGCTGTGACCTATCATCAAGCTTCTTAAGAAGTGCATTATCCACCTTTGCATATGCTACAcaaccaaaaacccttaaatGCTCGATGTTTGGCTTTCTTCCTCGCCAACTCTCATAAGGTGTCATGTTATTTAGTGCCTTGGTAGGCATCCTATTTATCAAATAGGTGGCATGACGAACTCCTTCTCCCCATTAATAATTTGGAACTTCCATTCCTTTAAGGAGacttcttgtcatctccattagAGTTCTGTTCCTTCTCTCaacaactccattttgttgaggagtataAGGAGCTGTTAGATGTCTTGTGATCCCAACAAATTCACAAAACTCATTAAACTCTCTTGAAGTGAACTCTCCACCTCTATCAGTCCTAAGAGTCTTGATAACACTGCCAATATCCTTTTCTACAACACTTTTGAACCCTTTGAAGCTTCCAAAagcttcactcttctcctttATCAAGATGGACCACATgtatcttgaaaaatcatcaataatcaCAAATATGTACCTGTTATTTGCGAGTGTTGCTGGAGATATGGGACCACACATGTCCGCATGAAGCAGCTCCAATGGTTTAGTGCTTGAAACAGGGCAGTTTTTGGGAACACCTGTCGAGTCTGCTTACCAACCAAACAAGATTGACATAACAGTTTTTCATCTCTTACATCAGTTAATCCGTGAACCATATTCTGCAAAAACATTGCTTTGATCGTTTTGAAACTGATGTGTCCAAGCCTAGCGTGCCACTTCCAGGTGTTGTCATCAAGACGTGATAGCAACGAAGTCGGTCTTCCTATTTTGAGATTGATTTTATAAAGACGATTTGCAGAACGCAAGACTCTTACCAAAAGTCTCTCTCTTGGATCATGAACCATAAGGTAATCACGTCTCTTCCGGACATCACAACCTACCTCTGTTGCTTGTCCAAAGCTTAGTATATTACTCTTGAGATCAGGAATATAATAGATATCAAACACAAGAATCTGTTCTCCATTCTTGCTCTCAAACAGTATCGAACCTTTGCCAACAATCTCTACACACGAACCATCTCCAAACTTGACTTTACCTCTTATGTTCCTATTAAGCTCAGAAAAATAAGTTTCTTGTCATGTCATATGATTACTTGCCCCATTGTATAGATACCACATGCCCTCTTCTTTGTTGTAGTTCTTAGGCATAAGTTTGTCTTCATTCAAAAACACAATTTCATGCATGTAGAGAGTTTGATccgttttctctgtttcttcttcttcaaccttgtttgattcttgcaatttttgtgttttctcgGGACAAGAAGAAGCGTAATGACCAATCTTATCACATCTAAAACAGGTTAtaaccttctctttcttttcctgagtctgattttgatttgtgtgaaaCTCGGTTTGATCCTGTCCATTGTATCTTCCTCTGCCGCGTCCTCTGTAGCCCCTGcaaccacgaccacgacctctGCCTCGAAAGTTGTTAAAACTCTGAGTATAGTTTGTCTGTGTTTGATAATCGGAACCAGTAAACAGAAGCTTTCCTTGTGTgtcttcttgtttatcttctcCTTGTATTCTCTCCTCAAAGGCTTTGAGTCTTCCAACTATATCTTGGAAGCTTGTAGTATTGAGATCCAATACTTGTTCTAGAGAGGCAACAAGATGGATAAACTTGTTCCTAGGCACACTGTTTAGCATTTTCTTTACCATCCTGGGTTCATCAATAGTTTGTCCGAGTGATGTTGCCTGTGTTGCGATTTCAGATAGCTTTCCAGCAAAAACATCAAATCTATCTGAGTCAGCCATTCGTAGTTTCTCGAAATCAGACATTAAAGTCTGTATTCGAGCTTCCTTAACACGGTCAGCTCCCATGTTTCTAGATTTAATCGAATCCCAAATATCTTTAGGTGTAGCTAGATCACCAACTTGTAGAATAAGAGATTCTGGGATCGATTGGAACAGCAAGGTTGTAGCTACATCATTCTTATCTCTATCTGTTGAACCTGGTTCAATAGTCTTCCAAACCTTTTGAATTCGCAATATCACCTTCATCTTCATAGACCAAACTGTATAGTTTGTAGAGGTGAGTTGAGGGCATTGAATCGAGACCGACTTGTCCATGTCCTTCGGACGAGTTCCGGTTGCTAGTTCGCTCATTGTTTTGAATCAAGTCTGATCCTTTGGATTGATTAAAcctaagctctgataccaaataaaagaTATGAAAAGAACTTGATtaaaagaataactctctttttatttatgtttagaaaatctcctctcaaaactaaacacttccaaagctctctcttttctcatatCAATATCACAACTCAacaattgatatatatagaaGTTTTCTTATTCCTATACTTATTAGGACTATAGAACTAGATAACTTCTAATTCTATTCAATTCTATCTTAATCTTTTCTCCTATTCTTATCTTTCCTTTGTAAGAATAACTTGGGCCTTAAGCTTCAAAGCTTATCCAACAAGCCTTCCAATTGTTTTGCGGCTAATCTAGACAGTCAAAGACGAATTCCGAACGTAACATGTGTAATAGAGCTTTTAATTTGTAATAGAGATCTGAATTCTGAATTATGAATGTGACGTGGttaatatttttacatgttATTGTACGTTATACTCAAATGTGATAGTTCTTGTATTTTGGACGCATAAATTATGATACTCttttaaaagataaacattAAGTCCACTACATTAATTtagataattatttaattttaaaagtgacATTAGCTGTGTAATTTTTAGATCAAATGGATAGAAACTCATTAATGAATATATACAACTCGCACGTCCTTTTTTGGTCAAGACTCATAAGCCAAAAGATTAATCCAGTTTAGAGCATTGCAATATATAGATCTCCAACTTAAGCATGTGTTAAAAACAGAAATTGGACCggtttttgtataatttttgtttctcatgcaatta
The Camelina sativa cultivar DH55 chromosome 6, Cs, whole genome shotgun sequence genome window above contains:
- the LOC104699428 gene encoding uncharacterized protein LOC104699428 produces the protein MSELATGTRPKDMDKSVSIQCPQLTSTNYTVWSMKMKVILRIQKVWKTIEPGSTDRDKNDVATTLLFQSIPESLILQVGDLATPKDIWDSIKSRNMGADRVKEARIQTLMSDFEKLRMADSDRFDVFAGKLSEIATQATSLGQTIDEPRMVKKMLNSVPRNKFIHLVASLEQVLDLNTTSFQDIVGRLKAFEERIQGEDKQEDTQGKLLFTGSDYQTQTNYTQSFNNFRGRGRGRGCRGYRGRGRGRYNGQDQTEFHTNQNQTQEKKEKVITYKLMPKNYNKEEGMWNIRGKVKFGDGSCVEIVGKGSILFESKNGEQILVFDIYYIPDLKSNILSFGQATEVGCDVRKRRDYLMVHDPRERLLEDRLRCYHVLMTTPGSGTLGLDTSVSKRSKQYSTGVPKNCPVSSTKPLELLHADMCGPISPATLANNRYIFVIIDDFSRYMWSILIKEKSEAFGSFKGFKSVVEKDIGSVIKTLRTDRGGEFTSREFNEFCEFVGITRHLTAPYTPQQNGVVERRNRTLMEMTRSLLKGMEVPNY